One Streptomyces sp. CG4 genomic window, GCGCTCAACGCCACCACCAGGTCGCCCGTCACCTGCCGTTTGCCCTCGGCGCACTTGGCGACGATCTCGTACGTCCCCGGCTGCGCGCTCTCCGGCACCTGGAACTGGCCGACCGCCTCGCCCTCGTGCGCGCTGGGCGCCAGCGTGAAGGTTCCGGCGCCGACCGCGCCCGCGTCCCCGATCGCCGAGCCCTTGTCGCCGCACGCGGCGGTGTTCACCGTGACCTCGGTACCGGGCACCACGCTGGAGGGGTAGACCTCCAGGCTTGAGCTGCTGCCGGCGTAGGCGGGTGCCGCGGCCGCCACGACGAGCGCGGTACCGGTCAGCAGACGGGCGGTGCGTCGCATGGTGTTCCCCAGAGCTCGTCCGACTCGTGTGTCCTCTGCCCTTCCGAGGTAACTGGCTTTCGCCCGGCCCCGCTCCCTGATGGCCCGTCAGGAATACGGTGAACGGGTGTCGCGACCGGTCCCGCACGGCGTGGCGGCCGCCGAGTTCCGGCAGGTCACAGGCGCACGGAAGGGGTCGACGAGATGACCGTGCGAAGAGCACACGAATGGAGCGACGCCCACCGTTGAACGGGTGAGGACACGTCAGTCCCCGGCCGCCGCCGGCAACAGCACCTCCGCCTCGGCTCCGCCGTCCGGCGCGTTCCGCAGCCGCACCCGCGCCCCGATCACCTGCGCCTGCCCGAAGGCGATGGTCAGCCCCGGCCCGGCGCCCTGACCGCGCTCGGCCGCCCCGGTCAGGAACCGCCGCGGCCCCGCCCGCAACAGCCGCTCCGGGAAGCCGCCCCCGTGGTCCCGTACGGTCACCGCGCACCCGGACACGGACACCTCGACCCGGCCGCCGCCGTGCCGCCGGGCGTTGCCGATCAGGTCGGCGAGCACCCGCTCCTCCGGCGCGCGTCCGTCCGTACCGGGGTCTTCGCCGCGGCACCGGTGAGCCCCACGTCCTCCCCGGCCCGCCGTACGATCCCGGCGACCAGCGGACCCAGCGGACCCAGCGGACCCAGCGGACGCACCGCCAGGTCCGGCCGCTCCACCTCGGCGTCCAGCCGGGCCATCTCCAGCAGGTCCTCGGTGAGCGTCCGCAGCGCCTGTACCCGGTCCCGGACCAGCTCGCTCGGCCGGCCCGGAGGCAGCAGTTCGGCCGCCGTGCGCAGGCCGGTCAGCGGGGTGCGCAGCTCATGGGCGACATCGGCGGTGAACCGCTGCTCGGCCTCCAGCCGGCGCTGCAGGCTCGCCGCCATCGTGTCGACGGCGGCGCCGAGTTCGGCCACCTCGTTCCGGCCGCCGGCCGGTCCCGGTCCGCCGATCCGGGCGTCCGGCTCGCCCTGGCTGATCCGGCGCGCCGTCGCCGCAGCCGTCCGCAGCTCACGGCTGAGCCGGCCGGCCGGCAGGGCACCGCCGAGCGCCACCACACCGGCGCCGGAGAGCATCAGCTGCCGGTCGAACCCGGCCATTTCCCGGGCCTCTTCGTCCAGCGGCTCGCGCACGGACAGCACATGACCGCCGATCGGCCGCGCCGCCCACACGGCGGGGCGGTCCGAGGACAGGGCGAGGTAGGTGGTGCGCCGCCCGTCGAGCGCGGCGCGCCGCAGCGGCTCCGGTACGGCGGTGGAGTCGAGGGCGCCTTCGACGTCGTCCTCGTCGACGTGGCCGGTGAGTTCGTACACCTGCCGGACCCGGAGCAGCTGAGCCACGGCCTGCGCCCGTGCCCCGTCGGCGACCTGCTCCAGCCGCGCCCGGTGCACGAGCAGCCCGATGGCGACGGCGACGAGCGCGCACCCGACGGCGAGCAGCAGGGCGATCTTGCCGCGCAGCCCGAGCCGGCGCAGCACGCCCTTGCCGTTCCCGCTGTCCTTGCCGCGCGTGGAGATGTGTGAGGAGGCGAAGGGGGTACAGAATCGTTTCCGTGATCGCTGAGGAGTCCGAGGGGCCCGGGACCCCGCTGCCCTTCTTCGTCTACGGCACCCTGCGCCCCGGCGCGGTCAACCACGACCTCTTCCTGCGGGG contains:
- a CDS encoding histidine kinase dimerization/phospho-acceptor domain-containing protein — encoded protein: MLRRLGLRGKIALLLAVGCALVAVAIGLLVHRARLEQVADGARAQAVAQLLRVRQVYELTGHVDEDDVEGALDSTAVPEPLRRAALDGRRTTYLALSSDRPAVWAARPIGGHVLSVREPLDEEAREMAGFDRQLMLSGAGVVALGGALPAGRLSRELRTAAATARRISQGEPDARIGGPGPAGGRNEVAELGAAVDTMAASLQRRLEAEQRFTADVAHELRTPLTGLRTAAELLPPGRPSELVRDRVQALRTLTEDLLEMARLDAEVERPDLAVRPLGPLGPLGPLVAGIVRRAGEDVGLTGAAAKTPVRTDARRRSGCSPT
- a CDS encoding ATP-binding protein; translation: MLADLIGNARRHGGGRVEVSVSGCAVTVRDHGGGFPERLLRAGPRRFLTGAAERGQGAGPGLTIAFGQAQVIGARVRLRNAPDGGAEAEVLLPAAAGD